A portion of the Magnolia sinica isolate HGM2019 chromosome 17, MsV1, whole genome shotgun sequence genome contains these proteins:
- the LOC131231702 gene encoding phospholipase D zeta 1-like isoform X2 produces the protein MASEQFMPGYRYVQMQSEPTSSLLSSTHSFRGGSEPNWIFEELPKARIVQVSRPDASDISPMLLSYTIECQYKQFKWRLVKKASQVFYLHFLLKKRAIIEEIHEKQEQVKEWLHSLGIGEHTTITHDDDEADDDHSLSHHEESYSSRNRDVPSSAALPIIRPALGRQQSISDRAKVAMQGYLNHFLGNMDIANSREVCKFLEVSSLSFSPEYGPKLKEAYVMVKHLPKIQKDDDRKCCACLWFNCCNDNWQKVWAVLKPGFLALLADPFDTKLLDIIVFDVLPPSDGNEEGRVSLAKEIKERNPLRYRFAVSCGNRTIKLRSKSHAKGKDWVAAINDAGLRPPEGWCHPHRYGSFAPPRGLTEDGSQAQWFVDGKAAFEAIAASIEEAKSEIYITDWWLCPELYLRRPFHVHGSSRLDALLEAKAKQGVQIYILLYKEVALALKINSVYSKRKLLNIHENVRVLRYPDHFSTGVYLWSHHEKIVIVDYRICYIGGLDLCFGRYDTFEHKVGDCPPLIWPGKDYYNPRESEPNSWEDTMKDELDREKYPRMPWHDVHCALWGPPCRDVARHFVQRWNYAKRNKAPNEQAIPLLMPQHQMVIPHYMGNGEEIDSGNNKMEENHSSLQRQDSFSSRSSLQDIPLLLPQEADGVDVADGNQELNRLDTDHNLFDHQDRNRRSLSFSFRKSKAEPSISDMQMKGFVDNLDSPRPHREISLEVMAQPGMQELDKEWQETQEQSDQGISTDESGQVGPCTPCRCQVIRSVGPWSAGTSRTEESIHTAYCSLIEKAEYFIYIENQFFISGLSRDEIIQNRVLEALYKRILRADKEKKRFRVIVVIPLLPGFQGGLDDGGAASVRAIMHWQYRTICRGQNSILQNLYDELGPKSNDYISFYGLRSYGRLCEGGPVATNEIYVHSKVMIIDDRMALIGSANINDRSLLGSRDSEIGVLIEDKDFVDSFMNGNSWKAGKFAFSLRLSLWSEHLGLRAGETNTMIYQDVFACTPNDLIQSRTAIRQSMAYWKERIGHTTIDIGIAPDKLESYQNGDIKAMDSMERLESVRGHLVSFPLDFMCKEDLRPVFKESEYYASPQVFH, from the exons ATGGCTTCCGAGCAATTCATGCCCGGGTACCGATACGTCCAGATGCAATCCGAGCCGACCAGTTCGTTGCTGTCGTCCACCCATTCCTTTCGTGGAGGCTCCGAACCGAACTGGATCTTCGAGGAATTGCCAAAGGCCAGGATCGTACAGGTGTCCCGTCCCGATGCCAGCGACATCAGCCCCATGCTCTtatcctacaccattgaatgcCAGTATAAACAG TTCAAATGGCGTTTAGTGAAGAAAGCTTCACAAGTTTTCTATTTACATTTTCTATTGAAGAAACGTGCAATAATTGAGGAAATTCATGAGAAGCAAGAGCAG GTCAAAGAATGGCTTCATAGCCTTGGAATAGGAGAGCACACAACAATTACACATGATGACGATGAAGCTGATGATGACCATAGCCTTTCACATCATGAAGAAAGTTACTCATCTAGAAACAG AGATGTTCCGTCCAGTGCTGCTTTGCCAATCATTCGACCGGCACTTGGACGACAGCAGTCTATTTCAGACAGGGCAAAAGTGGCAATGCAAGGATATTTGAATCACTTTCTGGGAAATATGGATATTGCAAACTCTCGGGAG GTTTGCAAGTTTCTGGAGGTTTCCAGTTTATCATTTTCGCCAGAGTATGGACCTAAGCTCAAAGAGGCTTATGTAATGGTGAAACACCTACCAAAAATTCAGAAGGATGATGATAGAAAATGTTGCGCATGCCTCTGGTTCAATTGTTGTAACGACAACTGGCAGAAG GTGTGGGCTGTGTTGAAACCCGGGTTCTTAGCCCTGCTTGCAGATCCTTTTGACACCAAACTGTTAGATATAATTGTTTTTGATGTACTGCCACCTTCAGATGGGAATGAAGAAGGCCGAGTTTCTCTAGCAAAAGAAATAAAGGAACGTAATCCTTTACGGTATAGATTTGCG GTGTCTTGTGGGAATCGGACCATAAAGTTAAGATCTAAAAGTCATGCTAAAGGGAAGGACTGGGTTGCTGCAATTAACGATGCTGGTTTAAGGCCTCCTGAGGGCTGGTGCCATCCTCATCGCTATGGTTCTTTTGCTCCACCAAGGGGTTTGACTGAAGACGGAAGTCAAGCTCAATGGTTTGTAGATGGGAAAGCTGCATTCGAAGCAATTGCTGCATCAATTGAAGAAGCAAAATCAGAG ATATACATTACTGACTGGTGGCTGTGCCCAGAACTGTATCTTCGGCGTCCTTTTCATGTTCATGGGTCCTCCCGACTTGATGCTTTACTGGAGGCTAAAGCTAAGCAAGGGGTTCAG ATTTACATACTCCTTTACAAAGAAGTTGCTCTTGCTTTGAAAATCAACAGTGTGTACAGTAAAAGGAAACTTCTTAACATTCATGAGAATGTAAGGGTTTTACGTTATCCTGATCACTTCTCCACCGGAGTTTATTTATG GTCCCATCATGAAAAAATTGTGATTGTTGATTATCGTATTTGCTATATTGGAGGGCTGGATTTATGTTTTGGCCGTTATGACACCTTTGAACACAAAGTTGGTGATTGCCCCCCATTGATATGGCCTGGAAAGGACTATTATAACCCAAG GGAATCAGAACCAAATTCTTGGGAAGATACAATGAAAGACGAACTGGATCGTGAAAAATATCCTCGAATGCCGTGGCATGATGTCCACTGTGCTCTTTGGGGACCACCTTGTCGTGATGTGGCAAGGCATTTTGTTCAGCGGTGGAACTACGCAAAG AGAAACAAAGCTCCCAATGAGCAAGCAATTCCCCTTCTTATGCCTCAGCACCAAATGGTTATTCCACATTACATGGGAAATGGCGAAGAAATAGATTCTGGAAATAACAAGATGGAAGAGAACCACAGTAGTCTCCAAAggcaggattccttttcttcccGATCTTCCTTGCAGGACATCCCATTACTTTTACCTCAAGAGGCTGATGGAGTTGATGTTGCTGATGGAAACCAAGAGCTGAACAGGTTGGACACAGATCATAATCTCTTTGATCACCAAGACAGAAATCGTCGGagtctttccttctcatttcggAAGTCCAAAGCGGAACCTTCCATTTCAGACATGCAGATGAAAGGTTTTGTGGATAATCTTGATTCTCCACGTCCTCATAGGGAAATATCTTTGGAGGTGATGGCACAACCAGGTATGCAAGAATTGGACAAGGAATGGCAGGAAACCCAGGAACAGAGTGACCAAGGCATTTCTACAGATGAATCTGGACAAGTTGGTCCTTGCACCCCATGTCGCTGCCAG GTTATCAGGAGTGTCGGTCCATGGTCTGCTGGAACAAGCCGAACTGAAGAGAGCATTCATACTGCTTATTGCTCCCTCATTGAGAAAGCAGAATACTTTATCTACATTGAG AATCAATTTTTTATATCAGGCCTTTCTAGAGATGAGATAATACAGAACCGTGTTTTAGAAGCATTGTATAAGCGCATTCTGCGAGCAGATAAAGAAAAGAAGCGCTTCAGGGTTATTGTTGTCATACCACTGTTACCTGGCTTCCAG GGGGGTCTAGATGATGGTGGTGCAGCATCGGTGAGAGCCATAATGCATTGGCAGTATCGAACCATTTGCAGAGGACAGAATTCAATACTACAGAACCTTTACGATGAGCTCGGTCCAAAAAGTAATGATTACATTTCCTTTTATGGCCTCAGATCTTATGGTAGACTTTGTGAAGGTGGCCCTGTTGCCACGAATGAG ATATATGTGCACAGTAAGGTGATGATTATTGACGACCGCATGGCCTTGATCGGATCAGCTAATATAAATGATAGGAGCTTGCTAGGGTCAAGAGACTCAGAG ATTGGCGTACTGATTGAAGATAAAGATTTTGTCGATTCATTTATGAATGGAAATTCATGGAAGGCTGGAAAGTTTGCTTTTAGTCTTCGCCTCTCCCTATGGTCTGAGCATCTTGGTCTTCGTGCAGGAGAG ACGAATACTATGATTTACCAAGATGTCTTTGCATGCACCCCCAATGATCTTATTCAATCCAG AACCGCGATTCGACAAAGCATGGCCTACTGGAAGGAGAGAATTGGGCACACCACTATAGATATAGGGATAGCACCTGACAAGCTAGAATCTTATCAGAACGGAGATATCAAAGCCATGGATTCCATGGAAAGATTAGAATCGGTGAGGGGGCATCTTGTCTCTTTCCCCTTGGATTTCATGTGCAAAGAAGACTTGAGACCTGTATTCAAAGAAAGCGAGTATTATGCATCTCCTCAGGTCTTTCACTAA
- the LOC131231702 gene encoding phospholipase D zeta 1-like isoform X4: MASEQFMPGYRYVQMQSEPTSSLLSSTHSFRGGSEPNWIFEELPKARIVQVSRPDASDISPMLLSYTIECQYKQFKWRLVKKASQVFYLHFLLKKRAIIEEIHEKQEQVKEWLHSLGIGEHTTITHDDDEADDDHSLSHHEESYSSRNRDVPSSAALPIIRPALGRQQSISDRAKVAMQGYLNHFLGNMDIANSREVCKFLEVSSLSFSPEYGPKLKEAYVMVKHLPKIQKDDDRKCCACLWFNCCNDNWQKVWAVLKPGFLALLADPFDTKLLDIIVFDVLPPSDGNEEGRVSLAKEIKERNPLRYRFAVSCGNRTIKLRSKSHAKGKDWVAAINDAGLRPPEGWCHPHRYGSFAPPRGLTEDGSQAQWFVDGKAAFEAIAASIEEAKSEIYITDWWLCPELYLRRPFHVHGSSRLDALLEAKAKQGVQIYILLYKEVALALKINSVYSKRKLLNIHENVRVLRYPDHFSTGVYLWSHHEKIVIVDYRICYIGGLDLCFGRYDTFEHKVGDCPPLIWPGKDYYNPRESEPNSWEDTMKDELDREKYPRMPWHDVHCALWGPPCRDVARHFVQRWNYAKRNKAPNEQAIPLLMPQHQMVIPHYMGNGEEIDSGNNKMEENHSSLQRQDSFSSRSSLQDIPLLLPQEADGVDVADGNQELNRLDTDHNLFDHQDRNRRSLSFSFRKSKAEPSISDMQMKGFVDNLDSPRPHREISLEVMAQPGMQELDKEWQETQEQSDQGISTDESGQVGPCTPCRCQVIRSVGPWSAGTSRTEESIHTAYCSLIEKAEYFIYIENQFFISGLSRDEIIQNRVLEALYKRILRADKEKKRFRVIVVIPLLPGFQGGLDDGGAASVRAIMHWQYRTICRGQNSILQNLYDELGPKSNDYISFYGLRSYGRLCEGGPVATNEIYVHSKVMIIDDRMALIGSANINDRSLLGSRDSEISRISDPVEDATYKDIWMATAKTNTMIYQDVFACTPNDLIQSRTAIRQSMAYWKERIGHTTIDIGIAPDKLESYQNGDIKAMDSMERLESVRGHLVSFPLDFMCKEDLRPVFKESEYYASPQVFH; encoded by the exons ATGGCTTCCGAGCAATTCATGCCCGGGTACCGATACGTCCAGATGCAATCCGAGCCGACCAGTTCGTTGCTGTCGTCCACCCATTCCTTTCGTGGAGGCTCCGAACCGAACTGGATCTTCGAGGAATTGCCAAAGGCCAGGATCGTACAGGTGTCCCGTCCCGATGCCAGCGACATCAGCCCCATGCTCTtatcctacaccattgaatgcCAGTATAAACAG TTCAAATGGCGTTTAGTGAAGAAAGCTTCACAAGTTTTCTATTTACATTTTCTATTGAAGAAACGTGCAATAATTGAGGAAATTCATGAGAAGCAAGAGCAG GTCAAAGAATGGCTTCATAGCCTTGGAATAGGAGAGCACACAACAATTACACATGATGACGATGAAGCTGATGATGACCATAGCCTTTCACATCATGAAGAAAGTTACTCATCTAGAAACAG AGATGTTCCGTCCAGTGCTGCTTTGCCAATCATTCGACCGGCACTTGGACGACAGCAGTCTATTTCAGACAGGGCAAAAGTGGCAATGCAAGGATATTTGAATCACTTTCTGGGAAATATGGATATTGCAAACTCTCGGGAG GTTTGCAAGTTTCTGGAGGTTTCCAGTTTATCATTTTCGCCAGAGTATGGACCTAAGCTCAAAGAGGCTTATGTAATGGTGAAACACCTACCAAAAATTCAGAAGGATGATGATAGAAAATGTTGCGCATGCCTCTGGTTCAATTGTTGTAACGACAACTGGCAGAAG GTGTGGGCTGTGTTGAAACCCGGGTTCTTAGCCCTGCTTGCAGATCCTTTTGACACCAAACTGTTAGATATAATTGTTTTTGATGTACTGCCACCTTCAGATGGGAATGAAGAAGGCCGAGTTTCTCTAGCAAAAGAAATAAAGGAACGTAATCCTTTACGGTATAGATTTGCG GTGTCTTGTGGGAATCGGACCATAAAGTTAAGATCTAAAAGTCATGCTAAAGGGAAGGACTGGGTTGCTGCAATTAACGATGCTGGTTTAAGGCCTCCTGAGGGCTGGTGCCATCCTCATCGCTATGGTTCTTTTGCTCCACCAAGGGGTTTGACTGAAGACGGAAGTCAAGCTCAATGGTTTGTAGATGGGAAAGCTGCATTCGAAGCAATTGCTGCATCAATTGAAGAAGCAAAATCAGAG ATATACATTACTGACTGGTGGCTGTGCCCAGAACTGTATCTTCGGCGTCCTTTTCATGTTCATGGGTCCTCCCGACTTGATGCTTTACTGGAGGCTAAAGCTAAGCAAGGGGTTCAG ATTTACATACTCCTTTACAAAGAAGTTGCTCTTGCTTTGAAAATCAACAGTGTGTACAGTAAAAGGAAACTTCTTAACATTCATGAGAATGTAAGGGTTTTACGTTATCCTGATCACTTCTCCACCGGAGTTTATTTATG GTCCCATCATGAAAAAATTGTGATTGTTGATTATCGTATTTGCTATATTGGAGGGCTGGATTTATGTTTTGGCCGTTATGACACCTTTGAACACAAAGTTGGTGATTGCCCCCCATTGATATGGCCTGGAAAGGACTATTATAACCCAAG GGAATCAGAACCAAATTCTTGGGAAGATACAATGAAAGACGAACTGGATCGTGAAAAATATCCTCGAATGCCGTGGCATGATGTCCACTGTGCTCTTTGGGGACCACCTTGTCGTGATGTGGCAAGGCATTTTGTTCAGCGGTGGAACTACGCAAAG AGAAACAAAGCTCCCAATGAGCAAGCAATTCCCCTTCTTATGCCTCAGCACCAAATGGTTATTCCACATTACATGGGAAATGGCGAAGAAATAGATTCTGGAAATAACAAGATGGAAGAGAACCACAGTAGTCTCCAAAggcaggattccttttcttcccGATCTTCCTTGCAGGACATCCCATTACTTTTACCTCAAGAGGCTGATGGAGTTGATGTTGCTGATGGAAACCAAGAGCTGAACAGGTTGGACACAGATCATAATCTCTTTGATCACCAAGACAGAAATCGTCGGagtctttccttctcatttcggAAGTCCAAAGCGGAACCTTCCATTTCAGACATGCAGATGAAAGGTTTTGTGGATAATCTTGATTCTCCACGTCCTCATAGGGAAATATCTTTGGAGGTGATGGCACAACCAGGTATGCAAGAATTGGACAAGGAATGGCAGGAAACCCAGGAACAGAGTGACCAAGGCATTTCTACAGATGAATCTGGACAAGTTGGTCCTTGCACCCCATGTCGCTGCCAG GTTATCAGGAGTGTCGGTCCATGGTCTGCTGGAACAAGCCGAACTGAAGAGAGCATTCATACTGCTTATTGCTCCCTCATTGAGAAAGCAGAATACTTTATCTACATTGAG AATCAATTTTTTATATCAGGCCTTTCTAGAGATGAGATAATACAGAACCGTGTTTTAGAAGCATTGTATAAGCGCATTCTGCGAGCAGATAAAGAAAAGAAGCGCTTCAGGGTTATTGTTGTCATACCACTGTTACCTGGCTTCCAG GGGGGTCTAGATGATGGTGGTGCAGCATCGGTGAGAGCCATAATGCATTGGCAGTATCGAACCATTTGCAGAGGACAGAATTCAATACTACAGAACCTTTACGATGAGCTCGGTCCAAAAAGTAATGATTACATTTCCTTTTATGGCCTCAGATCTTATGGTAGACTTTGTGAAGGTGGCCCTGTTGCCACGAATGAG ATATATGTGCACAGTAAGGTGATGATTATTGACGACCGCATGGCCTTGATCGGATCAGCTAATATAAATGATAGGAGCTTGCTAGGGTCAAGAGACTCAGAG ATCAGTCGAATCAGTGATCCTGTGGAGGATGCAACATACAAAGATATTTGGATGGCGACTGCTAAG ACGAATACTATGATTTACCAAGATGTCTTTGCATGCACCCCCAATGATCTTATTCAATCCAG AACCGCGATTCGACAAAGCATGGCCTACTGGAAGGAGAGAATTGGGCACACCACTATAGATATAGGGATAGCACCTGACAAGCTAGAATCTTATCAGAACGGAGATATCAAAGCCATGGATTCCATGGAAAGATTAGAATCGGTGAGGGGGCATCTTGTCTCTTTCCCCTTGGATTTCATGTGCAAAGAAGACTTGAGACCTGTATTCAAAGAAAGCGAGTATTATGCATCTCCTCAGGTCTTTCACTAA
- the LOC131231702 gene encoding phospholipase D zeta 1-like isoform X5, producing MASEQFMPGYRYVQMQSEPTSSLLSSTHSFRGGSEPNWIFEELPKARIVQVSRPDASDISPMLLSYTIECQYKQFKWRLVKKASQVFYLHFLLKKRAIIEEIHEKQEQVKEWLHSLGIGEHTTITHDDDEADDDHSLSHHEESYSSRNRDVPSSAALPIIRPALGRQQSISDRAKVAMQGYLNHFLGNMDIANSREVCKFLEVSSLSFSPEYGPKLKEAYVMVKHLPKIQKDDDRKCCACLWFNCCNDNWQKVWAVLKPGFLALLADPFDTKLLDIIVFDVLPPSDGNEEGRVSLAKEIKERNPLRYRFAVSCGNRTIKLRSKSHAKGKDWVAAINDAGLRPPEGWCHPHRYGSFAPPRGLTEDGSQAQWFVDGKAAFEAIAASIEEAKSEIYITDWWLCPELYLRRPFHVHGSSRLDALLEAKAKQGVQIYILLYKEVALALKINSVYSKRKLLNIHENVRVLRYPDHFSTGVYLWSHHEKIVIVDYRICYIGGLDLCFGRYDTFEHKVGDCPPLIWPGKDYYNPRESEPNSWEDTMKDELDREKYPRMPWHDVHCALWGPPCRDVARHFVQRWNYAKRNKAPNEQAIPLLMPQHQMVIPHYMGNGEEIDSGNNKMEENHSSLQRQDSFSSRSSLQDIPLLLPQEADGVDVADGNQELNREISLEVMAQPGMQELDKEWQETQEQSDQGISTDESGQVGPCTPCRCQVIRSVGPWSAGTSRTEESIHTAYCSLIEKAEYFIYIENQFFISGLSRDEIIQNRVLEALYKRILRADKEKKRFRVIVVIPLLPGFQGGLDDGGAASVRAIMHWQYRTICRGQNSILQNLYDELGPKSNDYISFYGLRSYGRLCEGGPVATNEIYVHSKVMIIDDRMALIGSANINDRSLLGSRDSEIGVLIEDKDFVDSFMNGNSWKAGKFAFSLRLSLWSEHLGLRAGEISRISDPVEDATYKDIWMATAKTNTMIYQDVFACTPNDLIQSRTAIRQSMAYWKERIGHTTIDIGIAPDKLESYQNGDIKAMDSMERLESVRGHLVSFPLDFMCKEDLRPVFKESEYYASPQVFH from the exons ATGGCTTCCGAGCAATTCATGCCCGGGTACCGATACGTCCAGATGCAATCCGAGCCGACCAGTTCGTTGCTGTCGTCCACCCATTCCTTTCGTGGAGGCTCCGAACCGAACTGGATCTTCGAGGAATTGCCAAAGGCCAGGATCGTACAGGTGTCCCGTCCCGATGCCAGCGACATCAGCCCCATGCTCTtatcctacaccattgaatgcCAGTATAAACAG TTCAAATGGCGTTTAGTGAAGAAAGCTTCACAAGTTTTCTATTTACATTTTCTATTGAAGAAACGTGCAATAATTGAGGAAATTCATGAGAAGCAAGAGCAG GTCAAAGAATGGCTTCATAGCCTTGGAATAGGAGAGCACACAACAATTACACATGATGACGATGAAGCTGATGATGACCATAGCCTTTCACATCATGAAGAAAGTTACTCATCTAGAAACAG AGATGTTCCGTCCAGTGCTGCTTTGCCAATCATTCGACCGGCACTTGGACGACAGCAGTCTATTTCAGACAGGGCAAAAGTGGCAATGCAAGGATATTTGAATCACTTTCTGGGAAATATGGATATTGCAAACTCTCGGGAG GTTTGCAAGTTTCTGGAGGTTTCCAGTTTATCATTTTCGCCAGAGTATGGACCTAAGCTCAAAGAGGCTTATGTAATGGTGAAACACCTACCAAAAATTCAGAAGGATGATGATAGAAAATGTTGCGCATGCCTCTGGTTCAATTGTTGTAACGACAACTGGCAGAAG GTGTGGGCTGTGTTGAAACCCGGGTTCTTAGCCCTGCTTGCAGATCCTTTTGACACCAAACTGTTAGATATAATTGTTTTTGATGTACTGCCACCTTCAGATGGGAATGAAGAAGGCCGAGTTTCTCTAGCAAAAGAAATAAAGGAACGTAATCCTTTACGGTATAGATTTGCG GTGTCTTGTGGGAATCGGACCATAAAGTTAAGATCTAAAAGTCATGCTAAAGGGAAGGACTGGGTTGCTGCAATTAACGATGCTGGTTTAAGGCCTCCTGAGGGCTGGTGCCATCCTCATCGCTATGGTTCTTTTGCTCCACCAAGGGGTTTGACTGAAGACGGAAGTCAAGCTCAATGGTTTGTAGATGGGAAAGCTGCATTCGAAGCAATTGCTGCATCAATTGAAGAAGCAAAATCAGAG ATATACATTACTGACTGGTGGCTGTGCCCAGAACTGTATCTTCGGCGTCCTTTTCATGTTCATGGGTCCTCCCGACTTGATGCTTTACTGGAGGCTAAAGCTAAGCAAGGGGTTCAG ATTTACATACTCCTTTACAAAGAAGTTGCTCTTGCTTTGAAAATCAACAGTGTGTACAGTAAAAGGAAACTTCTTAACATTCATGAGAATGTAAGGGTTTTACGTTATCCTGATCACTTCTCCACCGGAGTTTATTTATG GTCCCATCATGAAAAAATTGTGATTGTTGATTATCGTATTTGCTATATTGGAGGGCTGGATTTATGTTTTGGCCGTTATGACACCTTTGAACACAAAGTTGGTGATTGCCCCCCATTGATATGGCCTGGAAAGGACTATTATAACCCAAG GGAATCAGAACCAAATTCTTGGGAAGATACAATGAAAGACGAACTGGATCGTGAAAAATATCCTCGAATGCCGTGGCATGATGTCCACTGTGCTCTTTGGGGACCACCTTGTCGTGATGTGGCAAGGCATTTTGTTCAGCGGTGGAACTACGCAAAG AGAAACAAAGCTCCCAATGAGCAAGCAATTCCCCTTCTTATGCCTCAGCACCAAATGGTTATTCCACATTACATGGGAAATGGCGAAGAAATAGATTCTGGAAATAACAAGATGGAAGAGAACCACAGTAGTCTCCAAAggcaggattccttttcttcccGATCTTCCTTGCAGGACATCCCATTACTTTTACCTCAAGAGGCTGATGGAGTTGATGTTGCTGATGGAAACCAAGAGCTGAACAG GGAAATATCTTTGGAGGTGATGGCACAACCAGGTATGCAAGAATTGGACAAGGAATGGCAGGAAACCCAGGAACAGAGTGACCAAGGCATTTCTACAGATGAATCTGGACAAGTTGGTCCTTGCACCCCATGTCGCTGCCAG GTTATCAGGAGTGTCGGTCCATGGTCTGCTGGAACAAGCCGAACTGAAGAGAGCATTCATACTGCTTATTGCTCCCTCATTGAGAAAGCAGAATACTTTATCTACATTGAG AATCAATTTTTTATATCAGGCCTTTCTAGAGATGAGATAATACAGAACCGTGTTTTAGAAGCATTGTATAAGCGCATTCTGCGAGCAGATAAAGAAAAGAAGCGCTTCAGGGTTATTGTTGTCATACCACTGTTACCTGGCTTCCAG GGGGGTCTAGATGATGGTGGTGCAGCATCGGTGAGAGCCATAATGCATTGGCAGTATCGAACCATTTGCAGAGGACAGAATTCAATACTACAGAACCTTTACGATGAGCTCGGTCCAAAAAGTAATGATTACATTTCCTTTTATGGCCTCAGATCTTATGGTAGACTTTGTGAAGGTGGCCCTGTTGCCACGAATGAG ATATATGTGCACAGTAAGGTGATGATTATTGACGACCGCATGGCCTTGATCGGATCAGCTAATATAAATGATAGGAGCTTGCTAGGGTCAAGAGACTCAGAG ATTGGCGTACTGATTGAAGATAAAGATTTTGTCGATTCATTTATGAATGGAAATTCATGGAAGGCTGGAAAGTTTGCTTTTAGTCTTCGCCTCTCCCTATGGTCTGAGCATCTTGGTCTTCGTGCAGGAGAG ATCAGTCGAATCAGTGATCCTGTGGAGGATGCAACATACAAAGATATTTGGATGGCGACTGCTAAG ACGAATACTATGATTTACCAAGATGTCTTTGCATGCACCCCCAATGATCTTATTCAATCCAG AACCGCGATTCGACAAAGCATGGCCTACTGGAAGGAGAGAATTGGGCACACCACTATAGATATAGGGATAGCACCTGACAAGCTAGAATCTTATCAGAACGGAGATATCAAAGCCATGGATTCCATGGAAAGATTAGAATCGGTGAGGGGGCATCTTGTCTCTTTCCCCTTGGATTTCATGTGCAAAGAAGACTTGAGACCTGTATTCAAAGAAAGCGAGTATTATGCATCTCCTCAGGTCTTTCACTAA